One part of the Sphingobium yanoikuyae genome encodes these proteins:
- a CDS encoding cytochrome P450 — protein METMAARPIPAHVPPDMIGNFSLFSSPGLEPTPNGDPQAASAVVHDGPRIFYSPVNTRDGKGTWVITRAQDQRRVLQDPETFSSHRSIFASALGESWPMIPLELDPPEHGKFRSLLNPLLSPKRVMALETAVRERASVLIDRIAASGTSCDVMTDFAFPFAVNIFLRFLGLSDDRLDEFVGWANDLLHGDNVKRPAAARTIVAFIDELSADRRRQPVDDFMSFLVQSRIDDRPLTDMEIRGTGVLLFIAGLDTVAAAIGFDLNYLARHQADQQWLRDDPKRIVLAAEELLRAYPTVQMIRVATRDVDFEGAPIRKGDYVSCATMIANRDPLEFADPARIDLAREDNRHTAFAYGPHRCLGSHLARREIVVGLEEWLKRIPTFRIKSGTAPVTYGGHVFGIENLILDWSQEDAA, from the coding sequence ATGGAAACCATGGCCGCCCGTCCGATCCCGGCGCATGTGCCGCCCGACATGATCGGCAATTTCAGCCTGTTCAGTTCGCCAGGGCTGGAGCCGACGCCCAATGGCGATCCGCAGGCGGCGAGCGCGGTCGTGCATGATGGGCCGCGCATCTTCTATTCGCCGGTCAACACCCGCGACGGCAAGGGCACCTGGGTCATCACCCGTGCGCAGGACCAGCGGCGGGTGTTGCAGGATCCCGAAACCTTCTCCAGCCATCGCAGCATCTTTGCCTCGGCGCTGGGCGAGAGCTGGCCGATGATCCCGCTGGAGCTGGACCCGCCCGAACATGGCAAGTTCCGCTCGTTGCTCAATCCGCTGCTGTCGCCCAAGCGGGTAATGGCGCTGGAGACGGCGGTGCGCGAAAGGGCGAGCGTGCTGATCGACCGGATCGCGGCGTCGGGCACCAGCTGCGACGTGATGACCGATTTCGCCTTCCCCTTCGCGGTCAATATCTTCCTGCGCTTCCTGGGTCTGTCGGACGATCGGCTCGACGAATTTGTCGGCTGGGCCAATGACCTGCTGCATGGCGACAATGTGAAGCGACCGGCGGCGGCGCGCACGATCGTCGCCTTCATCGACGAATTGTCGGCCGACCGGCGTCGGCAGCCGGTCGATGACTTCATGTCCTTCCTGGTGCAGTCGCGGATCGACGACCGGCCGCTGACCGACATGGAGATCAGGGGCACGGGCGTGCTGCTGTTCATCGCCGGGCTGGACACGGTGGCCGCCGCGATCGGCTTCGACCTCAACTATCTGGCGCGGCATCAGGCGGACCAGCAATGGCTGCGTGACGACCCCAAGCGGATCGTGCTGGCGGCGGAGGAATTGCTGCGCGCCTATCCCACGGTGCAGATGATCAGGGTCGCGACCAGGGACGTGGATTTCGAGGGGGCGCCGATCCGCAAGGGCGATTATGTGTCCTGCGCGACGATGATCGCCAATCGCGATCCACTGGAATTTGCCGATCCCGCGCGCATCGACCTCGCCCGCGAGGATAATCGCCACACCGCCTTTGCCTATGGTCCGCATCGTTGCCTGGGGTCGCATCTGGCGCGGCGCGAGATCGTCGTGGGGCTGGAGGAATGGCTGAAACGCATCCCGACCTTCCGCATCAAATCCGGCACCGCGCCGGTCACCTATGGCGGCCATGTGTTCGGGATCGAAAACCTCATCCTCGACTGGTCGCAGGAGGATGCGGCATGA
- a CDS encoding ferredoxin, whose product MKIIVHREKCQGHARCWAMAPDIFELDDEGYIMPGDIDVPEEQERLAWMGAKSCPERALDIQK is encoded by the coding sequence ATGAAGATCATCGTGCATCGCGAGAAATGCCAGGGCCATGCCCGTTGCTGGGCGATGGCGCCCGATATCTTCGAACTGGATGACGAGGGCTATATCATGCCCGGCGACATCGACGTGCCGGAAGAGCAGGAAAGGCTGGCCTGGATGGGCGCCAAGTCCTGCCCCGAACGCGCGCTCGACATCCAGAAATGA
- a CDS encoding M20/M25/M40 family metallo-hydrolase, translated as MRASLLALGGLVALASGRATAAELRPDQIAFRDIYRELVETDTSAPTGSCTVAAGRMLDRLRKAGFGPDRAEVFVPDGHEKDGGLIARIEGSDPRAAPMLLVDHIDVVAARREDWPRDPFRLTEEKGYFIGRGVIDDKALSAIWIDSLIRLQAAGFRPRRTIKVALTCGEESGDAVNGVDWLLRNRRDAVQAGFALNEGGYGISDKDGRPIALYLAVGEKYAQSFTIEARNSGGHSSRPRPDNAIYDLADALAAVRRLSFPIQLNPTNRGYFTRMGPIVGGAMGQAMERLGQGQDAAATVATVTADVTYNAMLRTTCVATQVEAGHAENALPQRARATIQCRLFPGDRVEDVEAKLRSVLPSGIALTRKGDKGAPAVPPPLDPQIMGPAEKLAQRHFPGIPVVPNLLTAGTDGRYLSAAGIPTYSVPGIVLDPDGNGAHGVDERIRVKSVYDGRDYLYALIRAYAEGR; from the coding sequence ATGAGAGCCTCCCTGCTGGCCCTTGGTGGCCTTGTTGCGCTGGCATCCGGCCGGGCGACGGCGGCTGAATTGCGCCCGGACCAGATCGCCTTTCGCGATATCTATCGCGAACTGGTGGAGACCGACACCAGCGCCCCGACCGGCAGTTGCACCGTGGCGGCGGGCCGGATGCTCGATCGGCTGCGCAAGGCCGGGTTCGGGCCGGATCGCGCCGAGGTTTTCGTGCCGGACGGGCATGAGAAGGATGGCGGCCTGATCGCCCGGATCGAGGGGAGCGATCCGCGCGCCGCGCCGATGCTGCTGGTCGATCATATCGATGTGGTCGCCGCCCGGCGCGAGGATTGGCCGCGCGATCCGTTCCGGCTGACCGAAGAGAAGGGCTATTTCATCGGGCGCGGGGTGATCGACGACAAGGCGCTGTCGGCGATCTGGATCGACAGCCTGATCCGGTTGCAGGCGGCGGGCTTCCGTCCCCGGCGCACGATCAAGGTGGCGCTGACCTGCGGCGAGGAAAGCGGTGACGCGGTGAACGGCGTCGATTGGCTGCTGCGCAACCGGCGCGATGCGGTGCAGGCAGGCTTTGCGCTGAACGAAGGCGGCTATGGCATCAGCGACAAGGATGGCCGGCCGATCGCCCTCTATCTGGCGGTGGGCGAGAAATATGCGCAGAGCTTCACGATCGAGGCGCGCAACAGCGGTGGCCATAGCAGCCGGCCACGCCCCGACAATGCGATCTATGACCTGGCCGATGCGCTGGCGGCGGTACGGCGGCTGTCATTCCCGATCCAGCTCAACCCGACCAATCGCGGCTATTTTACCCGCATGGGACCGATCGTCGGCGGCGCGATGGGGCAGGCGATGGAGCGGCTGGGGCAGGGGCAGGACGCCGCCGCGACGGTCGCGACGGTGACGGCCGACGTTACCTATAATGCGATGCTGCGCACCACCTGTGTCGCGACGCAGGTGGAGGCGGGGCACGCCGAAAACGCGCTGCCGCAGCGGGCGCGGGCGACGATCCAGTGCCGCCTGTTTCCCGGCGACAGGGTGGAGGATGTCGAGGCAAAGTTACGGTCGGTGCTGCCGTCCGGCATTGCCCTGACGCGCAAGGGCGACAAGGGGGCGCCGGCCGTGCCGCCGCCGCTCGATCCACAGATCATGGGGCCGGCCGAAAAACTGGCGCAGCGGCATTTCCCCGGTATTCCGGTGGTGCCCAACCTGCTGACCGCCGGCACCGATGGCCGCTATCTCAGCGCGGCGGGCATCCCGACCTATAGCGTGCCGGGCATCGTCCTCGATCCCGACGGCAATGGTGCCCATGGCGTGGACGAGCGCATCCGGGTGAAGAGCGTCTATGACGGGCGCGATTATCTCTATGCGCTTATCCGCGCCTATGCCGAGGGGCGCTGA
- a CDS encoding aldehyde dehydrogenase family protein codes for MIETRRPAFIDGKPKQLLIDGQHVDALSGKRFQSFSASTGELVAELALAGAEDVDRAVRAARAAFEGPWSRFKPAERQAVLLRLADLVDAEFQDLALLDVIEMGRPITAAMGLRGMLQRSLRHFAGAATAIHGETLSNSFPVDLLSYTLKEPVGVVGAIIPWNGPLFSAAWKIGPVLATGCTIVLKPAEDASLSPLRFVELCLEAGVPPGVVNVVTGAGETGAALSAHPDVDKIAFTGSCETGQRIIAASAGSVKKVTMELGGKSPNIIFADADLDAATPAAAMGVFNNSGQVCAAGTRLFVERPVYEEMVQRIAAFAANLKIGPSLDPETVIGPLVSAKQFARVSSYLDLGPQEGARLVTGGHRVTGGALDKGHWVAPTIFADVTDEMRIAREEIFGPVSCILPFDSLDEVIGRANATRFGLAGGVWTRDIGKAMTAVKRIRAGSIWVNHYFAMDPSVPFGGYKMSGYGREGGAEHIDAYLQTKGVWIRT; via the coding sequence ATGATCGAAACCCGCCGCCCCGCCTTCATCGACGGCAAGCCCAAGCAGTTGCTGATCGACGGCCAGCATGTCGATGCGCTGTCGGGCAAGCGCTTCCAGAGCTTCAGCGCGTCGACCGGCGAACTGGTCGCCGAACTGGCGCTGGCCGGCGCCGAGGATGTCGACCGCGCCGTGCGCGCCGCGCGCGCCGCCTTTGAAGGGCCATGGAGCCGCTTCAAGCCGGCCGAGCGCCAGGCGGTGCTGCTGCGCCTCGCCGATCTGGTTGATGCCGAGTTCCAGGATCTCGCCCTGCTCGATGTGATCGAGATGGGCCGGCCGATCACCGCCGCCATGGGGCTGCGCGGCATGTTACAGCGATCGCTGCGCCATTTCGCCGGCGCCGCCACCGCCATCCATGGCGAGACTTTGTCTAACAGCTTCCCGGTCGATCTCCTCTCCTACACATTGAAGGAGCCGGTCGGCGTCGTGGGCGCGATCATCCCCTGGAACGGACCACTGTTCAGCGCCGCCTGGAAGATCGGCCCGGTGCTCGCCACCGGCTGCACCATCGTGCTGAAGCCGGCCGAGGATGCCTCGCTCAGCCCGCTGCGCTTTGTCGAACTCTGCCTGGAGGCCGGCGTGCCACCGGGCGTCGTCAATGTCGTCACCGGCGCGGGCGAGACCGGCGCGGCCCTTTCCGCCCATCCCGACGTCGACAAGATCGCCTTCACTGGCTCGTGCGAGACCGGCCAGCGGATCATCGCCGCCTCGGCCGGATCGGTGAAGAAGGTGACGATGGAACTGGGCGGCAAATCGCCCAACATCATCTTCGCCGACGCCGATCTCGACGCCGCCACCCCGGCGGCCGCGATGGGCGTGTTCAACAATTCGGGTCAGGTCTGCGCCGCCGGCACCCGCCTGTTCGTCGAACGGCCGGTCTATGAAGAGATGGTGCAGCGCATCGCCGCCTTCGCCGCCAATCTCAAGATCGGCCCCAGCCTTGATCCCGAAACCGTGATCGGCCCGCTGGTATCCGCCAAACAGTTCGCCCGCGTCTCTTCCTATCTCGATCTTGGCCCGCAGGAGGGCGCCCGGCTCGTCACCGGCGGCCATCGCGTCACCGGCGGCGCGCTCGACAAGGGCCATTGGGTCGCCCCGACCATCTTCGCCGATGTAACCGACGAGATGCGGATCGCGCGGGAGGAAATTTTCGGGCCGGTCTCCTGCATCCTGCCCTTCGACAGCCTGGACGAGGTGATTGGTCGCGCCAATGCGACCCGCTTCGGCCTGGCCGGTGGGGTCTGGACCCGCGACATCGGCAAGGCCATGACGGCGGTCAAGCGCATCCGCGCCGGCTCCATCTGGGTGAACCATTATTTCGCCATGGACCCGTCGGTCCCGTTCGGCGGCTACAAGATGAGCGGCTATGGCCGGGAGGGCGGCGCCGAACATATCGACGCCTATCTCCAGACCAAGGGCGTGTGGATCCGCACCTGA
- a CDS encoding MFS transporter: MSEPALSLSASPSSSAPIDSPAPPPPAPATADYPSPFMGWLTVAILFLLYILSLTDRNIMALMVGPIKQDLGLSDLQISLLQGPAFAVLFCLCAIPLGMALDRFSRRIVLYLSVTVWSIAAASCGLAGSFIGLAMARAGVGAGESGFGTGSYSVVGDSFPPHRVSLAMSVFIMGGVMGAGIVFLLGGPIVGAAMKAGPATWPLFGTLQPWQQVFIMTGAPGILLAFLVFLFREPPRRKAASSAGAGYGEAWAYIRQHKPLYTAAFVGFGLAYAATIGFQLWTPVYLARVHGWQPAQIGPVIGIAQIAAAALIPLHGWTVDRLYRRGRKDAHLFWCLMTVLAAAPFGIAAFLVASPWATVACYWCFMALILSTASMGPATVQVVTPAYLRGRVSALYVLASGLIAMAGGPAFIGLVTDKLWGDEMKVGLSLITSVFCVLLPAALLFALGRASMRRAHEGEPV, translated from the coding sequence ATGAGCGAACCTGCCTTGTCCCTGTCAGCTTCGCCGTCATCATCCGCGCCGATCGACAGCCCCGCGCCACCGCCTCCTGCCCCGGCCACCGCCGACTATCCCAGCCCCTTCATGGGCTGGCTGACGGTCGCGATCCTGTTCCTGCTCTATATCCTGTCGCTGACCGACCGGAACATCATGGCGCTGATGGTCGGCCCGATCAAACAGGATCTGGGTCTCTCCGACCTCCAGATCAGCCTGCTCCAGGGACCGGCCTTCGCCGTCCTCTTCTGCCTCTGCGCCATTCCGCTCGGCATGGCGCTCGACCGCTTCAGCCGCCGCATCGTCCTCTATCTGTCGGTCACGGTCTGGAGCATCGCCGCCGCCTCCTGCGGCCTCGCCGGCAGCTTCATCGGCCTCGCCATGGCGCGGGCCGGTGTCGGCGCGGGCGAGTCGGGCTTTGGCACCGGCAGCTATTCGGTCGTCGGCGACAGCTTCCCGCCGCACCGCGTCTCGCTCGCCATGTCGGTCTTCATCATGGGCGGCGTCATGGGTGCGGGCATCGTCTTCCTGCTGGGCGGCCCGATCGTCGGCGCGGCCATGAAGGCCGGCCCTGCCACCTGGCCGCTCTTCGGGACGCTCCAGCCCTGGCAGCAGGTGTTCATCATGACCGGCGCGCCCGGCATCCTGCTCGCCTTCCTCGTCTTCCTGTTCCGCGAACCGCCCCGGCGCAAGGCCGCCAGCAGCGCCGGCGCCGGCTATGGCGAGGCATGGGCCTATATCCGCCAGCACAAGCCGCTCTACACCGCCGCCTTTGTCGGCTTCGGCCTCGCCTATGCCGCCACCATCGGTTTCCAGCTCTGGACCCCGGTCTATCTTGCCCGCGTCCATGGTTGGCAGCCGGCGCAGATCGGCCCGGTGATCGGCATCGCCCAGATCGCCGCCGCCGCACTGATCCCGCTCCATGGCTGGACCGTCGACCGCCTCTATCGCCGGGGGCGCAAGGACGCGCATCTCTTCTGGTGCCTGATGACCGTGCTGGCCGCCGCCCCGTTCGGCATCGCCGCCTTCCTGGTCGCCAGCCCCTGGGCGACGGTCGCCTGTTACTGGTGCTTCATGGCCCTGATCCTCTCGACCGCCAGCATGGGGCCGGCCACCGTCCAGGTCGTCACCCCCGCCTATCTGCGCGGCCGCGTCTCGGCGCTCTATGTGCTGGCATCCGGCCTCATCGCCATGGCCGGCGGCCCAGCCTTCATCGGCCTCGTCACCGACAAATTGTGGGGCGATGAGATGAAGGTAGGCCTCTCGCTCATTACCAGCGTCTTCTGCGTGCTGCTGCCCGCCGCCCTTCTCTTCGCCCTCGGCCGCGCCTCGATGCGCCGCGCCCATGAAGGGGAGCCGGTCTGA
- a CDS encoding TonB-dependent receptor domain-containing protein, giving the protein MSKHKIFASSLAIGASIVAMTGSALAQDAAAPAPAPEQAAEQGGAAPVSTSDIVVTGSRIVRDGYTAPTPVTVATTEELSRTTPSSIPDALNKLPQFSNSLSPSKSASNFSNAPIHGNVLNLRGLGTPSANPKGPLRTLILFDGMRVSPTEYIGTIDTNVLPQLLMQRVDVVTGGASAQWGSDAVAGVVNFVLDKKFTGIKGVAQAGISDEGDNANQRLGLAVGQDFAGGRGHILLSGEYSNNEGMLRSDRDYATKGYSYVGSVVGCTKLASEPASVCAPGGARNPYTIGSNILISALAPNGRITASSVAGNPYVGQVINNDGTTRPFNTGTAVGTTGFQSGGDGYQIPTTGAAVIPLTTYQAFGRLSYDLTDDINAFVQGSWSRSDLEYSTQVNALVPSSQGVTIYKGNPYLSSALNSALTSATDSYTVGQYDAGQPTAIAKERTDYWMVNAGFTGKLGGLDWSATYSHGDSKHILANSGLYDSKKLYAAADAVVDPSTGQITCRVLLDPTYASQYAGCKPIDVLHGDPSKSTPEGYAYATGTSRYRASIRQDSFAVNLNGSLFDLPAGPVDFAVGAEYRKQTLNLTSNADPSLLDTAAERSAYFAGLRGVPATTNFYWLTNVGTAHGSLNVKEAYAELAVPILKDKPFFRELSINGAGRITDYSTSGTVETWKVGATWKPVDDLLLRATLSRDIRAPNLFELYSGAQSGIGIVNDLQTADGSYGSGLNQNVNTVTSGNANLKPEKAKTLTIGGVLTPSFFPGFSLSVDYYKIKVTGLIDTLSSQQIITNCYNAGGSGVAECGLIDRATPTSLPSLVHIVPANIAFLKTAGIDFDASYRTAMGDGALSLRLYMNYLDKFDAQQYAGAPIAHYAGVSVVGSNPAGFPRWRGNFSIDYSNGPFGITLSEQYIHKMRLDIPGGPVPIQFVDDKVKAVWYTDLAMRFTVPQGNGNFELFANVNNLFDKQPPIIPGTVPGVNLPTNIAVYDFIGRAFTAGVRFKF; this is encoded by the coding sequence ATGTCCAAGCACAAGATTTTTGCGTCGTCGCTGGCGATCGGCGCCAGCATCGTCGCGATGACCGGCAGCGCGCTGGCGCAGGATGCGGCGGCGCCCGCACCGGCACCGGAGCAGGCCGCCGAACAGGGTGGTGCCGCGCCGGTCAGCACATCCGACATCGTCGTTACCGGATCGCGCATCGTGCGCGACGGCTATACCGCGCCGACGCCGGTGACGGTCGCCACGACCGAGGAACTGTCGCGCACGACGCCGTCGAGCATCCCGGACGCGCTCAACAAGCTGCCGCAATTCTCCAATTCGCTCAGCCCCTCCAAGTCGGCGTCGAACTTCTCGAATGCGCCGATCCACGGCAATGTGCTCAACCTGCGCGGCCTGGGCACGCCCAGCGCCAATCCCAAGGGGCCGCTGCGCACGCTGATCCTGTTCGACGGCATGCGCGTGTCGCCGACCGAATATATCGGCACGATCGACACCAATGTGCTGCCGCAGCTGCTGATGCAGCGGGTCGACGTGGTGACCGGCGGCGCCTCGGCCCAATGGGGCTCTGACGCGGTCGCGGGTGTCGTCAACTTCGTGCTCGACAAGAAATTCACCGGCATCAAGGGCGTCGCCCAGGCGGGCATTTCCGACGAGGGCGACAATGCCAACCAGCGCCTCGGCCTGGCGGTCGGCCAGGATTTTGCCGGCGGACGCGGACATATCCTGCTGAGCGGCGAATATTCCAACAATGAAGGCATGCTGCGCAGCGATCGCGACTATGCGACCAAGGGCTATAGCTATGTCGGCAGCGTCGTGGGCTGCACCAAGCTGGCGAGCGAGCCGGCGTCGGTCTGTGCGCCCGGCGGCGCGCGCAATCCCTATACGATCGGGTCGAACATCCTGATTTCGGCGCTCGCGCCCAACGGCCGCATCACCGCCTCCAGCGTGGCGGGCAATCCCTATGTCGGGCAGGTCATCAACAATGACGGCACGACCCGGCCGTTCAACACCGGCACGGCGGTCGGCACGACCGGCTTCCAGTCGGGCGGCGACGGTTACCAGATCCCGACCACCGGCGCGGCGGTCATCCCGCTGACCACCTATCAGGCGTTCGGGCGCCTGAGCTATGACCTGACCGACGATATCAACGCCTTCGTCCAGGGTAGCTGGTCGCGCTCGGACCTGGAATATTCGACCCAGGTGAATGCGCTGGTGCCTTCGTCGCAGGGCGTCACCATCTACAAGGGCAATCCCTATCTGTCGTCCGCGCTGAATTCGGCGCTGACGTCCGCGACCGACAGCTACACGGTCGGCCAATATGATGCCGGCCAGCCGACCGCCATCGCCAAGGAACGGACCGATTACTGGATGGTCAATGCCGGCTTCACCGGCAAGCTGGGCGGGCTCGACTGGAGCGCCACCTACTCGCATGGCGACTCCAAGCATATCCTGGCCAATTCAGGCCTTTATGACAGCAAGAAGCTCTATGCCGCCGCCGACGCGGTGGTGGACCCCAGCACCGGCCAGATCACCTGCCGCGTGCTGCTCGATCCGACCTATGCCAGCCAATATGCGGGCTGCAAGCCGATCGACGTGCTGCATGGCGATCCGTCCAAGTCGACGCCCGAAGGCTATGCCTATGCCACCGGCACGTCGCGTTACCGGGCCAGCATCCGTCAGGACAGCTTTGCGGTGAACCTCAATGGCAGCCTGTTCGACCTGCCGGCTGGGCCGGTCGACTTCGCGGTCGGCGCGGAATATCGCAAGCAGACGCTGAACCTCACCAGCAATGCCGATCCCTCGCTGCTCGACACGGCGGCCGAGCGCAGCGCCTATTTCGCCGGTCTGCGCGGCGTGCCGGCCACCACCAACTTCTACTGGCTGACCAATGTCGGCACGGCGCATGGCAGCCTGAACGTCAAGGAAGCCTATGCCGAACTGGCGGTGCCGATCCTGAAGGACAAGCCCTTCTTCCGGGAACTGAGCATCAACGGCGCGGGCCGCATCACCGACTATTCGACGTCGGGTACGGTCGAGACCTGGAAGGTCGGCGCAACCTGGAAGCCGGTCGATGACCTGCTGCTGCGTGCCACCCTGTCGCGCGACATTCGTGCGCCCAACCTGTTCGAACTCTATTCGGGCGCGCAGAGCGGCATCGGCATCGTCAATGATCTGCAGACCGCCGACGGCAGCTATGGCAGCGGCCTCAACCAGAATGTGAACACGGTCACCAGCGGCAACGCCAATCTGAAGCCGGAAAAGGCCAAGACGTTGACGATCGGCGGCGTGCTCACGCCGTCCTTCTTCCCCGGCTTCTCGCTGTCGGTCGACTATTACAAGATCAAGGTCACTGGCCTGATCGACACGCTTTCGTCGCAGCAGATCATCACCAACTGCTATAATGCGGGCGGATCGGGCGTGGCCGAATGCGGCCTGATCGATCGGGCGACGCCGACCAGCCTGCCCTCGCTGGTGCATATCGTGCCGGCCAACATCGCCTTCCTGAAGACCGCCGGCATCGATTTCGACGCCAGCTATCGCACGGCGATGGGCGACGGGGCGCTCAGCCTGCGCCTCTACATGAACTATCTCGACAAGTTCGATGCCCAGCAATATGCGGGCGCTCCGATCGCCCATTATGCGGGCGTCAGCGTGGTCGGCAGCAACCCGGCCGGCTTCCCGCGCTGGCGCGGCAATTTCTCGATCGACTACAGCAACGGGCCGTTCGGCATCACCCTGTCCGAACAATATATTCACAAGATGCGGCTGGATATTCCCGGCGGGCCGGTGCCGATCCAGTTCGTCGACGATAAGGTGAAGGCGGTCTGGTATACCGACCTGGCCATGCGCTTCACCGTGCCTCAGGGGAATGGCAATTTCGAGCTGTTCGCCAACGTCAACAACCTGTTCGACAAACAACCGCCGATCATTCCGGGCACCGTGCCGGGCGTGAACCTGCCCACCAATATCGCGGTCTACGACTTTATCGGCCGGGCCTTCACGGCGGGCGTCCGCTTCAAATTCTGA
- the rodA gene encoding rod shape-determining protein RodA produces the protein MSIIPQSVTEFPWRVLGLLAAIALFGTLVLYSAAGGSITPWAINQGVRFVIFAVMALVLSRIPLELFARFAFPAYGAVLVSLVLVELIGGVAGGSQRWINLGFMQLQPSEFMKPIIVLAVARFYAMLPVGEIRRWNAIWPALVLIGVPWALVLVQPDLGTATMILAGGITVMFLAGLPLRLFIGSGLTVAAIIPIAFSFLHDYQKKRVLIFMDPESDPLGAGYHISQSKIAIGSGGIWGKGFLQGTQSHLQYLPEGHTDFVFATMAEEWGMAGGVFLIGAFMLLFRWGIRVSLRTPDKFARLVAAGLTTTIFFYMAINLMMVMGLAPVVGIPLPFMSYGGSSMLTVMLCVGIIMSIDRSTRRTTRIGNWA, from the coding sequence ATGAGCATCATACCCCAGTCCGTCACCGAATTTCCCTGGCGCGTGCTGGGCCTGCTTGCCGCCATCGCCCTGTTCGGGACGCTGGTGCTATACAGCGCAGCGGGTGGCAGCATCACCCCCTGGGCAATCAACCAGGGGGTGCGCTTCGTCATCTTCGCCGTCATGGCGCTGGTGCTGAGCCGCATACCGCTGGAACTGTTCGCCCGCTTTGCCTTCCCCGCCTATGGCGCGGTGCTGGTGTCGCTGGTGCTGGTGGAACTGATCGGCGGCGTTGCCGGTGGCAGCCAGCGCTGGATCAACCTGGGCTTCATGCAGTTGCAGCCGTCGGAATTCATGAAGCCGATCATCGTGCTGGCGGTCGCCCGCTTCTATGCGATGCTGCCAGTGGGGGAAATCCGCCGCTGGAACGCCATCTGGCCCGCGTTGGTGCTGATCGGCGTTCCCTGGGCGCTGGTGCTGGTACAGCCGGATCTGGGCACTGCGACGATGATCCTGGCGGGCGGCATCACCGTCATGTTCCTGGCCGGCCTGCCGCTGCGCCTGTTCATCGGTTCCGGCCTCACCGTCGCCGCGATCATCCCGATCGCCTTCAGCTTCCTGCATGACTATCAGAAGAAGCGCGTCCTGATCTTCATGGACCCGGAAAGCGATCCGCTGGGCGCGGGCTATCATATCAGCCAGTCGAAGATCGCGATCGGCTCCGGCGGCATCTGGGGCAAGGGCTTCCTCCAGGGCACGCAGAGTCATCTCCAGTATCTGCCCGAAGGCCATACCGACTTCGTCTTCGCCACCATGGCCGAGGAGTGGGGCATGGCCGGCGGCGTGTTCCTGATCGGCGCCTTCATGCTGCTGTTCCGCTGGGGCATCCGCGTGTCGCTGCGCACGCCCGACAAGTTCGCGCGCCTGGTCGCGGCGGGCCTCACCACCACCATCTTCTTCTACATGGCGATCAACCTGATGATGGTCATGGGCCTTGCCCCTGTGGTCGGCATCCCCCTGCCCTTCATGTCCTATGGCGGTTCGTCGATGCTGACCGTCATGCTGTGCGTGGGCATCATCATGTCGATCGACCGCTCGACCAGGCGCACCACGCGCATCGGCAACTGGGCCTGA